AACTATGTAAACATTGGAAACACTGGTTTGGGCGACAACTTTGCAGGTTATACATATAACCGATTCCTAATTTAAGTATTCGGTTTCTATTACATTTAGAACATGACcagattcaaataatttttgtcttttttattattttgacttttgactcgattatttttattcggtaaaaactcaaattttattatttttttcattttttataaaaaaaaactcatactGTTTACTGCAATGTTTACATcacgatacttttttttattaaacactAGGGTGCGCTACTTTCGACAAAAGTGCTGTCTCTAAAGTTCTTGCACGATCCCTATATACGACAATGAGACCAAATGCAGGGACGTAACAATTGTGGGCACTATTTACTCCGCATTAACGCTGACATCCTTACTGtcaattttccattaaattggCTTTAAAACTACGGCTGTATTTTCTAGTTAACTAACGGTTAAAGTGGCTATCAGGGGTCTAACCAAAAGATCGTACtctaatagccactttagcttgaaattcaCGGTAATTTGATATTGAAATTACCTAAAATTGTTGTCCAAATTTGCTGACAATTTGACagctaaaattgaaaataaaaatttgcggttaatttttcttcaatttgaAAGTaactttttacgaaaaaaaagtcgattatGTTCATTCTTACCCTTTACGAGTGTAAGCAAATTTAcacataaaattgtctacaatttgacggtaaaaaaatacttaacaatttttcaagtcaaatcaacaataaattgacataaaatttgtctgaaaattgacgacaacttttttctagccaatttttgaaatgaatttgcattttaatgtgggcagtaaatttacgtcaaattcaatagcaagttgcatagaaattgtcgtaaaaaatggGAAAGTtcgaagttgacggaaatttgaggaaaaatttaaGGAAACTCTTgtaaagtaaacttttgctcaagcaaactgtgctattagggtaCAATATTTGTTTCTGTAATATTATCGTCATTAGGAAAAAATCACGGCACCCTCTCAAAGTTGTTTTACTTTTGCGCATACGCAATAGTAgtgactaattaaaaaaaaaaaaattgaatccataaaaaaattaatttaaaagaaaaaaaatgatctgacaaataatattattaatcatacaatcaataaaaaaaattaactatctatcaaattaaaaaaaaaaccaatcgATTAGCAAGAGAAAGTGCCAACTTAAGAACAAAaacttgtttaattttttcaaaataaactatcatcataaaaatgaaaaatgatatCGAACATTGACGGACAATAAACAGACAATTgaattgtttataacaaaatttaataaactaatttttaagcgccaagtttataaaaatgataaaaaatgtcgCTGTCAAAGTGGTAGGTGGCAGATAGTGGGTTTGTTTCCAAATACGTCACCATAGCCACGTTGGTCATATTATCGTTAATAATGTCGAATTAGTGATAAATACATCaaggaaattatttaatatttagactattatatattttgaaactaATCAAGAACATAAAATGGATATTAAACTACAAAATATATTCCTTTTAATGggtttacttatatttaatattgattttactTATGGTCAAAATCGTATAAAGCCggtaagttatataaaatcaatcaattaaatttatttttatatattaataattatttatattttcaaaataacatTTTCCGTAATCATGTTTATGGTTCAATTTCACGGATTGTTTTTACTATTTAGTGATTGATTTTTAGGGACAAACTTCTTTGTCAGATCGTGTTCAACAACTAACTGAAATGGCTATGAAAAAGCcagtttttaagtttaatggagctaaatttaaagaatatgTTAAGACTCCACCAagaaattattctattattgtTATGTTTACTGCCATGGCACCACAGCGTAAATGTCAAATATgccagtaataaataatataaatactttttaatttaatttatagtttttaaatgatactagatacttttgaaaaaattttaaaaattaattactgatacTTTGGTTATTAAAACGACTTTTTATTCAGGCATGCCCACGAGGAGTTTATAACAGTTGCAAACTCATTTCGCTATTctcaattttattcaaacaagTTATTCTTTGCAACTGTCGATTTCGATGAGGGATCAGATGTTTTTCAAATGGTAaaactttcattatttttatattaacccCTTAGTATGTACTATTGCTTAAACGCTTTATTTTATAGATGCGATTGAATACTGCTCCGGTGTTTATACACTTTCCCGCAAAAGGAAAACCTAAATCAGCCGATACTATGGATATACAACGAATCGGATTTAGTGCAGAAGCAATAGCAAAATGGATTTCAGAACGAACTGATATTCAGGTgcataatatattttacatttgaaCAATGTATAAGGGATTCAAAAAAACTctgtgatttaaaaaattaaaaaaaaagctaatttgtatatatatatgtatttgtttCAGATTCGTGTATTCAGACCTCCTAATTATTCTGGCACTGTAGCTGTTAtcatgttattaattttaataggagGATTCTTATATTTAAGACGAAATAACTTggactttatttataacaaaactaTTTGGAGTTTAGGTGCTATGGTAAGCAAAGTACAGGCCTTGACTTAATCCCGGTATATTATTTGACAgatataaaatgtaatttgttAAACGATAGAACCACTACATTCAATCAACtctaattattatcaaacactaaatttattataattttagtgtgcattacaaaaattttcgtatgccttcaaaatataaagcatcgagaaaaaattacaaacccCTCACAAATACTCGATTAGCCCAAAAAAAGTTCTCTAAAAAACACACGTTAATATCTGTTTGCATTTAAActttatcataataaatatatctcttgatatataattatttttggtaataaaTTGTCTAAGAAATGTagcgtattttttttaatgaaaattttcacggtcttaatttataaactttaatcGATTAATGTTCACTATGCCACAAGCAATCAAGTGCACTATTGAATTTTCCagactttattttttctcaataatttaaaattaatccttATGATGATGTGAAATTCAAtgaattgataatattttatattatgaactttttttcagTTCTTTACTCTTACAATGATCTCTGGACAAATGTGGAATCATATCAGAGGTCCTCCTTTTATTCACAAGGCAGCAAATggaaatattgtatatatacatgGATCATCTCAAGGTCAATTTGTCTTGGAAAGCTATATTGTCATGATTTTAAGTATCCTTTGAAATGtgtaacattaattattttttttttttgactaactTTGGCTTACTATCGATTTTGATTGAGATTTACGAggatctttaaatatttttatgcaaatttttctcttaaatatAACTTTCAAACGTAACGTATAAAATCTCTACTCGGTAGTCGCAATAGAAGATTGTTAATGAATGATCAATAccaataacaaaattaaaattatttttgaatttatgtaaaaCATTACTTTccttaaaatataattagatgGAGCTGTAATTTTAGGCATGCTTTTAATGACAGAAGCTGCATGTCGAAAAGGTGATATTAAAAAGCGACGAATTTTCGCTGTGATCGGTTTAGGTTTAGTCGCTGTATTTTTCAGCCTTTTACTATCTATTTTCAGAAATAAAGCACAAGCTTATCCGTACAGGTcagtacttaaatttttttttttcttttaataattatttaaatttgaataatttttttttttaattgcattagTATTTATCTTATACAATTATTCACAACTTTATTTATACGTTtcattcatttcattattcttaataaacatatttttttgcagtCTTCTTTTCAAATGAACAGTAAACTTTGCGTAACTGGCAATATCTCAAATTTGTTTTGGAAGTAAAATGGCATATTTACACCAAAATGTTAGAGATGGCAATTGTTCatcaatgaaataattgattaaaacaaccattttcattacaattcatagttaatcataataatttaaagatcATCTGGACACTATTATTCCAAGAATTCTTGtttcgtgaaaaatttcaatcagaataaatatgttgtaataatttaatttgtttaatcattattattaattatattttttatattcgtAGTTAGACATAGTAAAATTGGTTACGGAATAAAAACATTCAGATTTAAGCTCGCACGTAAGATACACTCATTtactttcatttaataaagTCATTTTAAACTATTAGTGTAGTATGTTGTATTAGTTGGCTGCATCAAAATAACATCAACACGATGGAAAATGTGagcgatatatttttaatttaatttcagcgTTCGAGGTATGCACGTTTcgattttttaacattttttaaatctacttttttagttttttgtttagtttttagttttttaccttgaacatcaaaatcggtttattatttcaaaagatatcggcgtcgaaaatttaataaaataacgttTTATGTCATTTTTCCCAcgtaaatcataatataatttactaaaatgtattcaaaatcaTATTAACTTGTCTTTATGGTCTCTTTCGATTACCACGTTATGTAATCGAACTCATTCttcaattcaattaatattgtcaacaaaacaattaaaaaaacacagttttcattatttttttttttttttatgttttatacaTTAACGCTTTAATATGAGCCAGAACTCATTTACATCCTTACTTTGGTCACTCATATGGATTTCTGTCTgaacatacttttttatgttattaaatataatcgtggataaatatttaaaaacggctcagttattaaatattttcaattctgAAATTCCCAATTTTAACATGAAACGTAACTcttttgagcttgaaaagctcataaaaaacaGAGGAGCAAGGGTATTTTGgagcttaaaaatatatttactttaatgtTTTCGAGTTCATAGAGCTaaaaaaacagcgggaagttttggggctaacctgaaaatcgaaaattggttgtgtaattttatttttatctttaaattgtACAAAAATACATGttcaaattgtttatatcAAAAAAGGAATGTATATTTTACGATGAGtaggataatttttgaacgtCTTCTTGTACCATCGATGACTTGAAATAGCAGTTTCAGTctgtaaaataacaaaatatactGTTAATTGATCAATTACTTGGCGCCCAATTTAACAATACTTTGAACAAGATAAATCTaatagtatttttgagctGTATTCGCTCGGCTACTAATCTATAGGTGACCAAAAATCCGATAGCAATTTATATAGTACTTTTTGAGACAATATAGtgtgtttatttcaaaaaatgttcaattaattgtattaataaGCCATATGTTAGcttgtacatttttttatatggaaaagtaaaacatcaaattttttaagcccAGTACAAAATATGAGCAAATGTTTTTATTACGCTTCAAAAGTAAGAATAGAtctttttcaaatgaaattaattattttaaatctataattcCAAAGTATCaacaaagttaaaatttttttgaatttgaaatatttttcgatttacCTGATTAACAAGAACCCAGATAAATATGTAATAGAATGATGAACTCTGCCAAAGAATTATAGTTAGTGTgaaatacataataatttcTGTTAATTGAAGAGGCGCtgtaatatattcaaaaaatcgaCCATTTGggattttatatgatttagtTACAACCActccttttttgttttttcgtaaatccgctaatataaaattagtttttaat
The sequence above is drawn from the Microplitis demolitor isolate Queensland-Clemson2020A chromosome 3, iyMicDemo2.1a, whole genome shotgun sequence genome and encodes:
- the LOC103569698 gene encoding tumor suppressor candidate 3, whose protein sequence is MDIKLQNIFLLMGLLIFNIDFTYGQNRIKPGQTSLSDRVQQLTEMAMKKPVFKFNGAKFKEYVKTPPRNYSIIVMFTAMAPQRKCQICQHAHEEFITVANSFRYSQFYSNKLFFATVDFDEGSDVFQMMRLNTAPVFIHFPAKGKPKSADTMDIQRIGFSAEAIAKWISERTDIQIRVFRPPNYSGTVAVIMLLILIGGFLYLRRNNLDFIYNKTIWSLGAMFFTLTMISGQMWNHIRGPPFIHKAANGNIVYIHGSSQGQFVLESYIVMILNGAVILGMLLMTEAACRKGDIKKRRIFAVIGLGLVAVFFSLLLSIFRNKAQAYPYSLLFK